One Prosthecobacter dejongeii genomic window carries:
- a CDS encoding M20/M25/M40 family metallo-hydrolase: protein MIEDLTARAQHHLPEALHWLRRMVEINSFTTNVPGIQAVGQLTAACFNTLGFVAEFIPASHPAHGPHLLLHRPGLAASSPPIVLVTHLDTVFPPEEEVQNNFRWQEEGVRIYGPGTVDNKGGTALIWLLLRTMKDVLPDLFENTHWLIAANSAEEVIGSDFAQQTQERCPQGARAVLVFEGGPRDETGYHIVTARKGRLEYRITCQGRAAHAGSNHALGINAVVELASLLPFVHALNSPADGLTVNVANIQGGTVLNRVPHEAAAELEMRAFDPQVLARAAIALEAMAGPTAAGAQIVVERLGSTTAWPGGMETNRLFEAWAQAGAALNLPVHPMARGGLSDANYLCSLAPTLDAMGPSGGNAHCSERTPDGSKLPEYVEPDTFVPKAVMNILALASLASPSP, encoded by the coding sequence ATGATCGAAGACCTCACGGCTCGTGCCCAGCATCATCTGCCAGAGGCCTTACACTGGCTGCGGCGCATGGTGGAAATCAATAGTTTCACAACAAACGTTCCGGGCATCCAGGCCGTCGGCCAGCTCACCGCCGCCTGCTTTAACACGCTTGGGTTCGTTGCGGAATTTATTCCTGCATCCCACCCAGCTCATGGTCCTCATTTATTATTGCATCGTCCGGGCTTGGCCGCCAGCTCTCCCCCCATCGTTTTGGTCACCCATCTAGACACCGTTTTCCCACCGGAGGAGGAAGTTCAAAACAACTTCCGCTGGCAGGAAGAAGGCGTCCGCATTTACGGCCCTGGCACTGTGGATAACAAGGGCGGCACCGCCCTCATCTGGCTGCTGCTGCGCACGATGAAGGACGTGCTGCCGGATCTCTTCGAGAACACGCACTGGCTCATCGCCGCGAATTCGGCGGAAGAGGTTATCGGTTCTGACTTCGCCCAGCAAACCCAAGAACGCTGCCCTCAAGGTGCCCGAGCTGTCCTGGTTTTTGAAGGCGGGCCAAGAGACGAAACCGGCTACCACATCGTCACCGCGCGTAAAGGGCGGCTGGAATACCGCATCACCTGCCAGGGCCGTGCCGCCCATGCCGGCAGCAATCACGCCCTGGGCATCAATGCCGTGGTCGAGCTCGCCTCCCTCTTACCCTTTGTTCATGCATTGAATAGCCCTGCGGATGGCCTAACCGTGAATGTGGCGAACATTCAAGGAGGTACCGTGCTCAACCGCGTGCCTCATGAGGCCGCGGCCGAGCTAGAAATGCGCGCGTTTGATCCCCAGGTTCTGGCACGCGCTGCCATCGCACTGGAGGCTATGGCCGGACCCACTGCCGCCGGGGCCCAGATCGTGGTAGAGCGTCTAGGTAGCACCACCGCTTGGCCTGGAGGCATGGAGACCAATCGTCTATTTGAGGCCTGGGCCCAGGCTGGAGCCGCCCTGAATCTTCCCGTTCACCCCATGGCCCGCGGCGGCCTCAGCGATGCAAACTACCTCTGCTCTTTGGCCCCCACACTCGATGCCATGGGGCCCAGTGGCGGCAATGCTCACTGCTCCGAACGCACCCCAGATGGCAGCAAACTCCCTGAGTATGTCGAGCCAGACACCTTTGTGCCCAAGGCAGTCATGAACATCCTCGCCCTAGCCTCGTTGGCATCGCCCTCCCCGTAG
- a CDS encoding SGNH/GDSL hydrolase family protein, translated as MMRAFTRSFLVFATILIGAELVTRFCLVKTMEGRFDYGYHPTAGFYETQDGQVELQRSGGRRFFPQTFAKQRPNGKYRVMVIGDSVARGKSVAQSYTGQLEKELRAQGVQAECFNLALPGFGSRRKDLVLQQVMNYQPDLVILHVGATNEYEDEREWRRRTDFNSPHPKNWLMRSLVLRQFYEMKTEKLYWQWLPLAVRNQNGGSGDADAELRASADEATQKAWQTQVENVTAQGVQRLQAAGIRTVLVTQATRRKTPQGTYTLDDNAVDAWTTRLLGPTVAKLPMKTVFTPQQATTLYTDSSHVRPEGHTLIAQALAHLLKTQGWLK; from the coding sequence ATGATGCGCGCCTTTACCCGCAGCTTCCTCGTCTTCGCCACCATCCTCATCGGGGCCGAGCTCGTCACGCGATTCTGCTTGGTGAAAACCATGGAGGGCCGCTTCGACTACGGTTACCACCCCACCGCCGGTTTTTATGAAACCCAGGACGGCCAGGTGGAGCTCCAGCGCAGTGGTGGCCGGCGCTTTTTCCCGCAGACCTTTGCCAAACAACGGCCTAACGGCAAGTATCGCGTCATGGTCATTGGCGATTCCGTCGCCCGTGGCAAGAGCGTCGCCCAGTCCTACACCGGCCAGTTGGAAAAAGAGCTGCGCGCCCAGGGCGTGCAGGCCGAGTGCTTTAACCTCGCCCTCCCAGGCTTCGGCTCCCGGCGCAAGGACCTCGTCCTCCAGCAGGTCATGAACTACCAGCCAGACCTCGTCATCCTGCACGTCGGCGCCACCAATGAATACGAGGACGAGCGCGAGTGGCGACGCCGCACCGACTTCAACAGCCCCCACCCAAAAAACTGGCTCATGCGCAGCCTCGTCCTGCGCCAGTTTTACGAGATGAAGACCGAAAAGCTCTACTGGCAGTGGCTGCCCCTCGCCGTGCGCAATCAAAACGGCGGCAGCGGTGATGCCGATGCCGAGCTACGCGCCTCTGCCGATGAAGCCACCCAAAAAGCCTGGCAGACCCAGGTAGAAAACGTCACCGCCCAGGGCGTACAGCGCCTCCAGGCCGCCGGCATCCGCACCGTCCTCGTCACCCAGGCCACACGCCGAAAAACCCCCCAGGGCACCTACACCCTGGACGATAACGCCGTCGATGCCTGGACCACCCGCCTCCTCGGCCCCACCGTGGCAAAGCTGCCCATGAAGACCGTCTTCACCCCCCAGCAAGCCACTACCCTCTACACCGACTCCAGCCACGTCCGCCCCGAAGGCCACACCCTCATCGCCCAGGCCCTCGCCCACCTCCTAAAAACCCAAGGCTGGCTCAAGTAG
- a CDS encoding alpha-ketoacid dehydrogenase subunit beta, translated as MPRRITYRDAIREALDEEIARDPMVVVMGEEVAQYNGAYKVTQGLWDKWGDKRLVDTPISEAGFIGMGIGASMLGVRPVMELMFWSFYTVAWDQIVNNAAMVRYMSGGQIHCPIVIRGPANGGTSVGATHSHTPENIMANFPGMKCVVPSNAYDAKGLLKAAIRDNDPVMFMESTKLYGEEWDVPANDELPGGELFIPLGTADIKREGTDISLIAHGRAVITCLEAARILEEEHGISAEVVDVRTIRPLDEETILNSVSKTHRAIYVEEGKPFCGVGAQIAYTIQAQIFDELDAPVLRVNSLDSPAIYSPPLEALQLPTPDVVVAKALSIC; from the coding sequence ATGCCCCGCCGAATCACTTACCGCGACGCCATCCGTGAAGCCCTGGACGAAGAGATCGCCCGCGATCCCATGGTCGTCGTCATGGGGGAAGAAGTTGCCCAATACAATGGCGCTTACAAAGTCACCCAGGGCCTCTGGGACAAATGGGGTGATAAACGCCTCGTAGATACCCCCATCAGCGAAGCTGGCTTCATCGGCATGGGTATTGGTGCCTCCATGCTCGGCGTCCGCCCCGTCATGGAGCTCATGTTCTGGAGCTTTTACACCGTCGCTTGGGACCAGATCGTCAACAACGCTGCCATGGTCCGTTACATGTCCGGTGGCCAGATCCATTGCCCCATCGTTATCCGTGGCCCCGCCAATGGCGGCACCAGCGTGGGTGCTACCCACAGCCACACCCCGGAAAACATCATGGCCAATTTCCCCGGCATGAAGTGCGTCGTCCCCAGCAACGCCTACGATGCCAAAGGCCTCCTCAAAGCTGCCATCCGCGACAATGACCCCGTCATGTTCATGGAAAGCACCAAGCTTTATGGTGAAGAATGGGACGTCCCTGCCAATGATGAACTCCCCGGTGGCGAGCTTTTCATCCCCCTCGGTACCGCCGACATCAAGCGTGAAGGCACCGATATCTCTCTCATCGCCCACGGCCGCGCCGTCATCACCTGCCTTGAGGCTGCTCGCATCCTGGAAGAGGAACACGGCATCAGTGCCGAGGTCGTGGACGTGCGCACCATTCGCCCCCTTGATGAGGAAACCATCCTCAACTCCGTCTCCAAGACCCACCGCGCCATCTACGTCGAGGAAGGCAAACCCTTCTGCGGCGTCGGTGCCCAGATCGCCTACACTATCCAGGCCCAGATCTTTGACGAGCTCGACGCCCCTGTCTTGCGTGTCAACAGCCTCGATTCCCCCGCCATCTACAGCCCCCCTCTCGAGGCTCTGCAACTGCCCACCCCAGACGTCGTCGTCGCCAAGGCCCTGTCCATCTGCTGA
- a CDS encoding MBOAT family O-acyltransferase, producing MTFTSWQYALFLPLVVLLYWPLPRLGRMALLLAASYFFYGLWDLRFLALLMASTGIDFFCARSLVGQREAVGKVLATTLAPLLWLGGCALFGQGQVVISPTSLWVAAVFPLLFVPVHEGLWKLPVEARRRAFLWLSILTNLAVLGFFKYFGFFAESLVSLLRVAGMDPGWTLPHIILPVAISFYTFQSVAYAVDVYKGKVQPATDLLTFSAYLAFFPQLVAGPIERPAAFMPQFTHAARWDWQHLHVGLRLLLIGAFKKVFVADNCALVANYVFNPGATPNAPWALLGILAFAFQIYGDFSGYTDLARGSARLLGIELSMNFRFPYLATGPSDFWQRWHITLSSWFRDYVYIPLGGNRAGLHRTIANLWITMLLAGLWHGASWTFVLWGAYHAAMQTAYRLVPPLGRLEKTTSGPRHTLAVALMFTLTLFGWALFRAQTLDQLGVWLHALTVWTPAAEAWGKPALWLLLHIAPLILLQLATLKARDEAQLDHLPWLLRGIVFFLLFVAFVSSVATEQEFIYFQF from the coding sequence ATGACCTTCACGTCCTGGCAATACGCCCTTTTTCTTCCCCTCGTCGTCCTGCTCTACTGGCCGCTGCCGCGCCTGGGGCGCATGGCGTTGCTCCTAGCAGCCAGTTACTTCTTTTATGGCCTGTGGGACCTGCGCTTTCTCGCGCTGCTCATGGCCTCCACAGGCATTGATTTCTTTTGTGCACGCTCCCTGGTGGGCCAGCGTGAGGCCGTGGGAAAAGTGCTCGCCACCACGCTGGCGCCGCTGCTGTGGCTGGGCGGCTGCGCCCTTTTTGGCCAGGGCCAGGTGGTCATCAGCCCCACCAGTCTGTGGGTAGCAGCGGTGTTTCCGCTGCTGTTTGTGCCAGTGCACGAAGGGCTGTGGAAACTGCCGGTGGAGGCGCGGCGGCGGGCTTTCCTCTGGCTCAGCATCCTGACGAACCTGGCGGTTCTCGGCTTCTTTAAATACTTCGGTTTCTTTGCTGAGAGCTTGGTTAGCCTGCTGCGTGTAGCCGGGATGGACCCTGGGTGGACACTGCCGCACATCATCCTGCCGGTGGCCATTTCCTTCTACACCTTCCAGTCCGTCGCCTACGCGGTGGATGTTTACAAAGGCAAGGTGCAGCCCGCCACGGACCTGCTCACCTTCTCCGCCTACCTCGCCTTTTTCCCCCAGCTCGTCGCCGGGCCCATTGAGCGCCCTGCCGCCTTCATGCCGCAGTTCACCCACGCCGCCCGCTGGGACTGGCAGCACCTGCACGTGGGCTTGCGCCTGCTGCTCATCGGCGCATTTAAAAAAGTCTTCGTCGCAGATAACTGCGCCCTCGTGGCCAACTATGTTTTTAATCCCGGGGCCACGCCCAATGCCCCCTGGGCCCTCCTCGGTATCCTCGCCTTCGCCTTCCAGATCTATGGCGATTTCTCCGGTTATACCGATCTCGCGCGCGGCTCCGCCCGCCTCCTGGGGATCGAGCTCAGCATGAACTTCCGCTTCCCCTATCTCGCCACCGGCCCGTCAGACTTTTGGCAAAGGTGGCACATCACGCTGTCCAGTTGGTTCCGTGACTACGTGTACATCCCTCTCGGTGGCAACCGCGCCGGCCTCCATCGCACTATCGCCAATCTCTGGATCACCATGCTCCTCGCCGGCCTCTGGCACGGGGCTAGCTGGACCTTCGTCCTCTGGGGCGCATACCACGCCGCCATGCAGACCGCCTACCGCCTCGTCCCACCCCTGGGTCGGTTGGAAAAGACCACCTCCGGCCCCCGCCACACCCTCGCCGTGGCTCTCATGTTCACCCTCACCCTCTTCGGCTGGGCCCTCTTCCGCGCGCAGACGCTGGATCAGCTCGGCGTGTGGCTGCACGCGCTCACCGTGTGGACCCCGGCTGCCGAGGCCTGGGGCAAACCCGCCCTGTGGCTCCTCCTGCACATCGCCCCCCTCATCCTCCTGCAACTGGCCACGCTAAAGGCGCGTGATGAAGCCCAGCTAGACCACCTCCCGTGGCTCCTGCGCGGCATCGTCTTTTTCCTCCTCTTCGTCGCCTTCGTCAGCTCGGTGGCCACAGAGCAGGAGTTCATCTACTTCCAGTTTTAG
- the efp gene encoding elongation factor P yields MASTPVINLRKGHAVRYNNEVCIVSDFELKTPPRMASYVQMSVRTLSTGKVYNLRMTSNESLEAVNLNREPHEYSYKDGEDYHFMHPETFEDVVLMESQVKNAKDYLIEGQKYTVQFADDVVIGIELPPSVVMTVTESPEGVKGDSANNVYKAAKLETGLVVQVPLFIGPGDKISVKTEDNSYLGRSN; encoded by the coding sequence ATGGCATCAACCCCAGTCATCAACCTCCGCAAGGGGCACGCGGTTCGTTACAACAACGAAGTCTGCATCGTGTCCGATTTCGAACTCAAGACGCCGCCGCGCATGGCGTCCTACGTGCAGATGTCCGTCCGCACCCTCAGCACCGGCAAGGTGTACAACCTGCGCATGACCTCCAACGAGTCTCTCGAGGCCGTGAACCTGAACCGTGAGCCGCATGAGTACAGCTACAAGGACGGTGAAGACTACCACTTCATGCACCCTGAGACGTTTGAAGACGTGGTGCTAATGGAATCCCAGGTCAAAAACGCCAAGGATTACCTCATCGAAGGCCAGAAATACACGGTCCAGTTCGCGGACGACGTGGTGATCGGCATCGAACTGCCGCCTTCTGTGGTGATGACCGTGACCGAATCTCCTGAGGGAGTGAAGGGCGACTCCGCCAACAACGTGTACAAGGCTGCGAAGCTGGAAACCGGTCTGGTGGTACAGGTGCCTCTGTTCATTGGTCCTGGCGACAAGATCAGCGTGAAGACGGAAGACAACAGCTACCTTGGCCGCTCGAACTAA
- a CDS encoding enolase C-terminal domain-like protein — MPEASLKTLHLTEPFRIAHGVSSTRQVVRITDGQATGEAPFVPYYGENPQETLAWLQGVHLGEGTRAGRLALDLFHADQSPTPLWHRAERTLGPGRPWQAIHACRSLGIPTDLAVFAEKVRHTAQQFRVLKLKLGSGDLAHDEAIVATARSAAPQATMFADVNGGWSVEETVQMLPRLARYDLALLEQPIHHRGGIDSWTELRAKLPPKSLPLYADESAQNAADVHRLATLVQGVNVKLLKCGSFAGGIEMIAAARQHGLGIILGCMIESSLGTTAAAHLAPWADFVDLDGHLYLADDDYLGITFDAEGRLLMPQEKGIGARPRT, encoded by the coding sequence ATGCCCGAAGCCAGCCTGAAGACCCTGCATCTCACGGAGCCCTTCCGCATTGCTCATGGAGTCTCCTCCACCCGTCAGGTAGTGCGCATTACCGATGGCCAGGCCACAGGCGAGGCACCTTTCGTCCCCTATTATGGCGAAAATCCGCAGGAAACATTAGCATGGCTTCAGGGCGTGCATCTGGGGGAAGGCACACGTGCTGGGCGATTGGCTTTAGATCTTTTCCATGCCGATCAAAGTCCCACACCCCTCTGGCATCGCGCGGAAAGAACCCTCGGCCCAGGTCGCCCTTGGCAGGCCATCCACGCCTGCCGCTCCCTCGGCATTCCGACCGATCTGGCCGTCTTTGCAGAAAAAGTGCGTCACACCGCGCAGCAGTTCCGCGTGCTGAAGTTAAAGCTCGGCAGCGGTGATTTAGCTCATGATGAAGCCATCGTCGCCACCGCCCGCAGTGCGGCACCCCAGGCCACCATGTTTGCCGATGTGAATGGCGGCTGGTCCGTGGAAGAAACGGTGCAGATGCTGCCCCGCCTCGCTCGGTATGACCTGGCCTTGCTGGAGCAGCCCATCCATCATCGAGGCGGGATAGACTCATGGACGGAACTGCGAGCCAAGTTGCCGCCTAAATCCTTGCCCCTCTATGCCGATGAAAGCGCGCAAAACGCGGCCGATGTTCATCGTCTGGCCACTCTGGTGCAAGGCGTGAATGTAAAGCTCCTCAAGTGCGGCTCCTTTGCTGGAGGCATCGAGATGATCGCTGCCGCTCGCCAGCATGGTCTGGGTATCATCCTCGGCTGCATGATCGAAAGCAGCCTCGGCACCACTGCCGCGGCGCACTTGGCTCCCTGGGCTGATTTTGTGGATCTCGATGGCCATCTTTATCTGGCTGATGACGATTATCTCGGCATCACTTTTGACGCTGAGGGCCGCCTTCTCATGCCACAGGAAAAGGGCATCGGTGCCCGCCCCCGAACGTAA
- a CDS encoding AAA family ATPase yields MPTHSILSRLVWQQMLRKTIQSLFQHPEKAQVLMCVTGKSGSGKSTLGRQIRKKGLPGISPRHIAVIDDGVLAVPMLFFFTRRIKSKTRERDDLAPFLPYLRKKKLVVYVNSKPELRLARCDVVLRLQLPEEERQRRLIQRDHDGDERFRRTLNASAEVGIPADHVFDLCLVAAHDRDPQPAAAQPAFTALSWVVNAGPLLANWGTWAADCC; encoded by the coding sequence ATGCCCACCCACTCGATCCTTTCCCGCCTCGTCTGGCAGCAGATGCTGCGGAAGACGATCCAGTCGCTCTTTCAGCACCCAGAAAAGGCTCAGGTGCTGATGTGTGTGACGGGGAAGTCAGGATCGGGCAAGTCCACGCTGGGGCGGCAGATCCGCAAAAAGGGGCTGCCTGGCATCTCGCCACGGCACATTGCCGTCATTGACGATGGCGTGCTGGCCGTGCCGATGTTGTTTTTTTTCACCCGGCGCATCAAAAGCAAGACACGCGAGCGGGATGACCTAGCCCCTTTTCTCCCCTACCTGCGGAAGAAAAAACTCGTCGTCTATGTAAACTCCAAACCGGAGCTTCGCCTCGCCCGGTGCGATGTGGTGCTGCGCCTGCAACTGCCAGAAGAGGAGCGCCAGCGGCGGCTCATCCAGCGGGATCACGATGGGGACGAGCGCTTTCGCCGCACGCTGAATGCCAGCGCGGAAGTGGGCATTCCAGCGGATCATGTCTTTGACTTGTGCCTGGTGGCGGCACATGATCGCGATCCGCAGCCTGCGGCCGCCCAGCCTGCCTTTACTGCCCTGTCCTGGGTCGTGAATGCAGGGCCTCTCCTCGCCAACTGGGGCACGTGGGCAGCGGACTGCTGCTGA
- a CDS encoding outer membrane protein assembly factor BamB family protein, with translation MSRRLLFPALLLSTLGTLSFAMAADWPQFRGPNASAVSTEAAPGPKVSVNWSVDLPGRGLSSPIIIGDKLFLTCASGPDQANLHVFCFSTADGKKLWERVMKSTGRTMTHNKTSVAAATMCSDGERVFALYSTNDLFAFDLTGNLLWLRGLTYDYANASNSLGMSSSPVVVGDTLVVQSENDSESIAVGIDVATGKNRWKKERPKAANWTSAVIYQNVVALQSSKGLTGIEPHSGDVVWDYTDGASTIPSSAVTKTAIYIPSNGVTAVVPEKGAASQLWRAAGLKPGTGSPLVIEDSIYVLNGTGVLIKASTTDGDEAWKLRLKGPFSGSPVAAGKYIYIASERGDFQVVDTTAKEGEIVHTVELKDTILSTPAISDGAVYVRSDKKLWKLK, from the coding sequence ATGTCTCGCCGACTCCTCTTCCCTGCCCTGCTGCTTTCGACCCTTGGGACTCTTTCGTTTGCCATGGCGGCCGATTGGCCGCAGTTCCGCGGGCCGAATGCCTCCGCCGTTTCCACTGAAGCCGCCCCTGGACCGAAGGTCTCGGTGAACTGGAGTGTGGACCTGCCAGGCCGTGGGTTGAGCAGCCCGATCATCATTGGCGACAAACTTTTCCTCACCTGCGCGAGCGGGCCGGATCAGGCCAATCTGCACGTCTTTTGCTTCAGCACCGCCGATGGCAAAAAGCTGTGGGAGCGCGTGATGAAGTCCACGGGCCGCACCATGACGCACAACAAGACCAGCGTGGCCGCCGCGACCATGTGTAGCGATGGCGAACGTGTCTTTGCTCTCTATTCGACGAACGATCTCTTCGCCTTTGACCTCACTGGGAATCTCCTGTGGCTGCGTGGCTTGACCTATGATTATGCCAACGCCAGCAACAGTCTTGGCATGTCCTCCTCTCCCGTTGTGGTGGGTGACACGCTGGTCGTACAAAGCGAAAACGACAGCGAGTCCATCGCTGTGGGCATTGATGTGGCTACGGGCAAAAACCGCTGGAAAAAAGAACGTCCAAAAGCTGCCAACTGGACCAGCGCCGTCATCTATCAAAACGTCGTTGCACTTCAGTCAAGCAAGGGGCTCACAGGCATCGAACCGCACTCAGGCGATGTGGTGTGGGATTACACCGATGGGGCCTCCACCATCCCGAGTTCCGCCGTCACCAAGACCGCTATTTACATCCCTTCCAATGGAGTCACTGCGGTGGTACCCGAAAAAGGTGCAGCCTCCCAACTCTGGCGCGCCGCAGGTCTCAAACCTGGTACAGGCAGTCCCCTGGTCATTGAAGATTCCATCTACGTTCTCAACGGCACGGGTGTGCTCATCAAAGCCAGTACGACCGACGGTGATGAAGCCTGGAAACTGCGCCTCAAAGGCCCCTTCTCTGGCTCACCCGTCGCAGCGGGCAAGTATATCTACATCGCCAGCGAGCGCGGTGATTTTCAGGTCGTCGATACCACCGCCAAAGAAGGCGAAATCGTCCATACCGTTGAGCTTAAGGACACCATTTTAAGCACCCCTGCAATCAGTGACGGCGCAGTGTATGTGCGCAGTGATAAGAAACTTTGGAAATTGAAATAA
- a CDS encoding 3-keto-disaccharide hydrolase, whose translation MIFRRLVLPFLAISLLSTAQGEEFTPEPGFISLFNGKDLSGWCFREKTKKDNPNPGAILAKFDGQTEAKDAGRYFAKDGILTVSFPTEMDKLTGQFYTVQEFPKNFILKMQFRASVNADSGIFIRKPQLQCRDYLVAGPDAYKTLKNYKAQDWNQIEVTVKDGVAHCTCNGEVLEAALALPATGPIGVEGDRGQMEYRHIQLKELP comes from the coding sequence ATGATTTTCCGCCGCCTTGTTTTGCCATTCCTTGCCATCAGCCTCCTTTCCACTGCCCAGGGGGAGGAGTTCACGCCGGAGCCGGGCTTTATTAGTCTCTTCAATGGCAAGGACCTCAGTGGCTGGTGCTTCCGCGAAAAGACCAAGAAGGACAATCCGAATCCTGGGGCGATTCTGGCCAAGTTCGATGGGCAGACGGAGGCTAAGGATGCGGGGCGTTACTTTGCCAAGGATGGCATTCTGACCGTGAGTTTTCCCACGGAGATGGACAAACTCACAGGGCAGTTTTATACCGTTCAAGAGTTTCCCAAAAACTTCATTTTGAAGATGCAGTTCCGCGCCTCGGTGAATGCGGACAGCGGCATCTTCATCCGCAAACCACAGCTCCAGTGCCGTGACTATCTGGTGGCAGGGCCCGATGCTTACAAGACCCTGAAAAACTACAAAGCGCAGGACTGGAACCAGATCGAAGTCACCGTGAAGGACGGAGTCGCCCACTGCACCTGCAATGGCGAAGTCCTGGAAGCTGCCCTCGCCCTCCCCGCCACCGGCCCCATCGGCGTGGAAGGAGATCGCGGTCAGATGGAATACCGCCACATCCAGCTCAAGGAACTGCCTTAA
- a CDS encoding pyruvate dehydrogenase complex dihydrolipoamide acetyltransferase, whose translation MPKIIEMPKLSDTMTEGTLAKWSIKEGDKVTTGQAIADVETDKATMEMPCFFEGTIHKIIVQAGEKAPLNAPLAIVLEEGEAAPANLDEIIATAKAAAAPVPKAEKPAAGSSAKKVVSAPGPRLPTAPQPARRAAAANARVKASPLARKVAEEKGVDLSALEGTGPGGRIIRADVENAPVGGTSGSARIAATPAIRPTYTDEDQRVPTSSMRNIIAERLLASKTQIPHFYLQMEVDAGPLMEFRAHLNATNEKTGGNKYTVNDFILKSVIRAAQAQPAINAAWDGDAIVKFKSVGLSVAIAIEDGLVTPVIKAAEKKTLLEISQSVKDLAGKAKNKKLSPDDFAGGTITVSNLGAYGIDQFSAIINPPQAAIVAIGSIRSAPVVNDKGQIVVGQRMWVGLSGDHRVVDGAVAATFLAEMRKFIESPALMLV comes from the coding sequence ATGCCCAAAATCATCGAAATGCCCAAACTCAGTGACACCATGACCGAGGGGACCCTCGCCAAATGGAGCATCAAGGAAGGCGACAAAGTCACCACCGGTCAGGCCATCGCCGACGTGGAGACGGACAAGGCCACCATGGAAATGCCCTGCTTCTTCGAAGGCACCATCCATAAGATCATCGTCCAGGCTGGCGAAAAAGCCCCGCTCAATGCCCCCCTCGCCATCGTCCTAGAGGAAGGCGAAGCTGCCCCGGCCAATCTTGACGAAATCATCGCCACCGCCAAAGCTGCTGCCGCGCCCGTGCCGAAGGCTGAAAAACCCGCCGCAGGCAGCAGCGCCAAAAAAGTTGTCTCCGCCCCCGGCCCACGCCTCCCCACCGCCCCCCAGCCCGCCCGCCGTGCTGCCGCTGCAAATGCCCGCGTGAAGGCCTCCCCCCTCGCTCGCAAAGTCGCTGAGGAAAAAGGCGTGGACCTCTCCGCGCTCGAAGGTACCGGCCCTGGCGGCCGCATTATCCGGGCCGATGTTGAGAATGCCCCCGTCGGTGGCACCTCCGGCTCCGCCCGCATCGCCGCCACCCCCGCCATCCGCCCCACTTACACCGATGAAGATCAGCGCGTGCCCACCAGCAGCATGCGCAACATCATTGCCGAGCGCCTCCTCGCTTCCAAGACCCAGATCCCCCACTTCTACCTCCAGATGGAAGTGGATGCGGGGCCGCTCATGGAGTTCCGTGCGCACCTGAACGCCACCAATGAAAAAACCGGCGGCAACAAGTACACCGTCAACGACTTCATCCTCAAGTCCGTCATCCGTGCCGCCCAGGCTCAGCCCGCCATCAATGCCGCCTGGGATGGTGATGCCATCGTCAAGTTCAAGTCTGTCGGCCTCAGCGTCGCCATCGCCATCGAGGACGGCCTCGTCACCCCCGTCATCAAAGCCGCCGAGAAAAAGACCCTCCTGGAAATCAGCCAGAGCGTCAAAGACCTCGCCGGCAAGGCCAAGAATAAAAAGCTCAGCCCGGATGACTTCGCTGGCGGCACCATCACGGTCTCAAACCTCGGTGCCTACGGCATTGATCAGTTCTCCGCCATCATCAATCCGCCCCAGGCTGCTATCGTCGCCATCGGTAGCATCCGCAGCGCCCCCGTTGTCAATGACAAAGGCCAGATCGTCGTCGGTCAGCGCATGTGGGTCGGCCTCAGCGGTGACCACCGCGTCGTGGATGGCGCCGTTGCCGCCACCTTCCTGGCCGAGATGCGCAAATTCATCGAAAGCCCCGCGCTGATGCTCGTCTAA